A genomic segment from Nicotiana sylvestris chromosome 1, ASM39365v2, whole genome shotgun sequence encodes:
- the LOC138891269 gene encoding uncharacterized protein, translating into MAALQQFNPGTVVEWKLERILGKSKNIYIFNYVFWAFKPTIDGFSHCRPIISIDGTHVYGKYDIKLLIVVAVDANGQIFPLAFAMCANESQETWTLFLNHLKEHVVGICLISYRHGGILSSVENLPAWQEPYAYHRYCARHLKANFQKAYSSKDLHDLMWMAATDHQQYKF; encoded by the coding sequence atggctgcactgcagcaATTTAACCCCGGGacggttgttgaatggaagctagAGCGAATTCTGggtaaatcaaaaaatatatatatattcaattacgtgttctgggcgtttaaacCAACAATTGATGGATTTTCGCATTGTCGGCCCATAATATCCATAGACggcactcatgtctatggaaagtacgatatcaagctgtTGATAGTTGtggcagtagatgctaatggacagatatttcctctagcttttgctatgtgtgccaatgaaagccaagagacgtggacgttgtttttgaaccacttgaaagagcacgttgtcggtatttgtctaatatcttatCGGCATGGTGGTAtcttaagttctgtggagaacttgcctgcatggcaagaaccttatgcctaCCATCGTTACTGTGCTAGGCACCTTAaagccaatttccagaaggcatATTCCAGCAAGGATctgcatgatttgatgtggatggcagcaacagaccaccaacagtATAAATTCTAG